The stretch of DNA CACCCTTTTCTCATTTCTTTATATCAGCACATCTCCTACACCTTGTCCTCCCTCTCCGCTGGCTGGACAGTAGAACTCGACTCTTTCCTGTCGCCAACGCCTCGGGGTCAGGTCACTTTCTCCAACATCGTTGCGACCCTTGATCCCGGGGCCCCTCGCAGGCTGCTGCTGACCTGCCACTATGACTCTAAGGTCCTACCCCCGGACCCCCGCGTCCCGGAGAGGGTGTTCCTGGGGGCCAGCGACTCAGCGGTGCCCTGTGCCATGATCCTGGAGCTGGCTTCTGCCTTGGACGCCCAGCTCAAAGCTCTCAATCAGCAGGTACCATGTACATCAATTTATTTCCCGGGACTGCATTTTAGATCTATTTATCAGTTTAGTCAGTataagagattgagataaacaGTCAAATGTTCAAGCAGACCTGTCCCAAGTTGGCAGCAAACAAAATGCAGGAGCACAATGTGTTATCAGGCATTGTGGTCACAACCACACGTCTGATTTCCCCgcttagaatatatatatattttttttacataacatGAGAACCATTCTAAGGCcagcaggcagtttactcagATAAACAGAGTAAAATACTGCAATGGAAAGAACAGAGAACTGGTGAGGGAGACCGAGTGAGGTGAGATGCTGAGTAGTTGGGTttctctccctactctctatcccctcccctcgctctctctgcagtGTAGAATATAAAAGTGCTGACTGTAGCCTTGCAGAGAGGAGCCCTGTTTTTAGCAGCAGACTCCATCCTCTGTTTAGCAGTGTCCCCCCCCAGAGACTAACTTTGGTAGTCAGAAATACACGCAACCACACACAGCCGAACTGCGACATCACTGCAGCCTCACACAAAAGAAAATCAACTGCAAGAGTGACGTTGTTGTTGGGAATTGAGATGTGATGAAATTACATTGCCTTGGCCTTTACTTGGCACAGAGCAGAACATTCTCACCACTGTCTCTATCTAATGCAATTAAACCCTacctccaccctctgtctctgtgctgtaggCATCTGCTGTAACCCTCCAGCTAGTGTTTTTTGATGGAGAGGAGTCGTTTGAGGAGTGGACAGCCACAGACTCTCTCTATGGATCAAGGCACCTGGCAGAGCGCATggcacacacaccccacccactaggctccacacacaccaacctgcTGCAGGCTGTGGTAAGACACCTTTGTGTGCACATTAAAATATGGCATCCACTCACTCTCACCTCTGTCCATTTTTAGGATCTCTTTGTTCTACTGGACCTGCTTGGTGGTCCAGACCCTTTGATTGTAAATCACTTTGACAACACTGCCCGCTGGTTTGACCGTCTCATTGCTGCAGGTAACATACACACCCCAGGGAGGGTCAGTTCCCTTATTGACGTTGTCTTTCTGCACTCTGTGCTTTaactctcctccatccatccctctcagaGAAGAGGCTGCACAGGCAGGGTCTGTTGACCTCTCACCCCTCTGAGCAGACCTACTTCAGGAAGGACGTGTACCTGGGCCCTGTGCAGGATGACCACATCCCCTTCCTACATAAAGGTGGGAGGGTGTGCTCATATACAGACAAACtgacatacagtcgtggccaaacattttgagaatgaaacaaaaatattacttttcaaagtctgctgcctcagtttgtatgatggtcaatttgcatatactctagAATTTTGTatagtgatcagattaattgcaaagtccctctttgccatgcaaatgaactgaatcccccaaaagaacatttccactgcatttcagccctgccacaaaaggaccagctgacatcatgtcagtgattctctcgttaacacaggtgagagtgttgacgaggacaaggctggagatcgctgtcatgctgattgagttcaaataacagactggaagcttcaaaaggagagcGGTGCTAGGATTCATTGTTCTTCCtctcaaccatggttacctgcaaggaaacacgtaccgtcatcattgctttgcacaaaaagggcttcacaggcaaggatattgctgccagtaagattgcacctaaatcaaccatttatcggatcatcaagaacttcaagaagagcggttcaattgttgtgaagaacgCTTCAGGTCGCCCAAGAAAAAGTATttttctgatgaatcccctttccgattgtttggggcatccagaaaaaagcttgtctggagaagacaaggtgagcgctaccatcagtcctgtgtcatgccaacagtaaagcgtcctgagaccattcatgtgtggggttgcttctcagccaaggagGTGGGCTCACTcataattttgcctaagaacacagc from Oncorhynchus kisutch isolate 150728-3 linkage group LG15, Okis_V2, whole genome shotgun sequence encodes:
- the qpctla gene encoding glutaminyl-peptide cyclotransferase-like a isoform X2, which produces MSRTSRRYKPLQANNGALPGCNSVRMPRARVLVFCLLGVLTLAMVLGLYLSNETSSNRNNRIPVVDLAKDRVRRLVSQVDGSRLWETHLRPILIERLPGTLGSQAVRQHISYTLSSLSAGWTVELDSFLSPTPRGQVTFSNIVATLDPGAPRRLLLTCHYDSKVLPPDPRVPERVFLGASDSAVPCAMILELASALDAQLKALNQQASAVTLQLVFFDGEESFEEWTATDSLYGSRHLAERMAHTPHPLGSTHTNLLQAVDLFVLLDLLGGPDPLIVNHFDNTARWFDRLIAAEKRLHRQGLLTSHPSEQTYFRKDVYLGPVQDDHIPFLHKGVPVLHVIATPFPPFWHTLDDTEENMHRPTVENLTKILAVFLAEYLGF
- the qpctla gene encoding glutaminyl-peptide cyclotransferase-like a isoform X1, which codes for MSRTSRRYKPLQANNGALPGCNSVRMPRARVLVFCLLGVLTLAMVLGLYLSNETSSNRNNRIPVVDLAKDRLSHKASKSSPSQVRRLVSQVDGSRLWETHLRPILIERLPGTLGSQAVRQHISYTLSSLSAGWTVELDSFLSPTPRGQVTFSNIVATLDPGAPRRLLLTCHYDSKVLPPDPRVPERVFLGASDSAVPCAMILELASALDAQLKALNQQASAVTLQLVFFDGEESFEEWTATDSLYGSRHLAERMAHTPHPLGSTHTNLLQAVDLFVLLDLLGGPDPLIVNHFDNTARWFDRLIAAEKRLHRQGLLTSHPSEQTYFRKDVYLGPVQDDHIPFLHKGVPVLHVIATPFPPFWHTLDDTEENMHRPTVENLTKILAVFLAEYLGF